The nucleotide sequence ACTTCTTACAGGAATTGTTTCTGTGGAAATCCGGGATTAATATTTTTGATTAATCGGCGGAAAGGGAAATTTGGACCTTCTCGCCATCGGGGTTTTTTTCGATTGTGCCTATGGAAAACGCCGTCTCTCCCTGGTCTGACAGGGTTTTTATAACAGTCTCTTCGTCGTTTCTTGAAACAATAAGGAGAAATCCTACGCCCATGTTAAATGTCGAGCACATCTCCTGGAATTCTACATTACCCAGTTTCATGATAAGTTTAAAGATCTCCGGGATCCGTTCCCCGAAAAGACGGATCTTCGCGCAGAGGCCATCAGGGACGATCCTTTTGATATTGCCGGGGAGACCGCTGCCGGTTATATGCACCATACCCTTGACGTCAAATGTTTCAAGTGTTTTGAGAACAGGTTTTACATAGATCCTCGTTGGCTTTAACAGTTCCTCGTATAATTTTCCCTTCATGCCTTGAATTTCGGCGTCGACGTCAAAATGATGGATATCGAAGAATACTTTTCTGACAAGGGAGAACCCGTTGCTGTGAAGCCCGTTGGAGGCCAATCCTATGATGACGTCGTTTTCCTTGATGCGGGAGCCGTCGATGATCCTGTCTTTTTCCACAATACCGACGGCAAAGCCGGCGAGATCGTATTCACCTTCCTGGTACATGGAAGGCATCTCCGCGGTTTCACCGCCGATGAGCGCGCATCCGGCCATCTCACAGCCGGCGCATATTCCTGTTATAACGCTTTTATATATATGTTCTTCAATACTGTTGCATGCATAATAATCGAGAAAAAAGAAGGGCCTGGCGCCCAACGTGAGTATGTCGTTGACGCTCATGCCGACGAGGTCAATCCCCACCGTGTCGTGTTTGCCTGAAAGGAAGGCGATCTTGAGCTTTGTACCCACACCATCGGTTGAACTGGCAAGGACAGGATTTTTGTATCCCTTCGGAAGCTCTGTGAGGGCGCCGAAACCTCCGATAGGGTTCAGAACTTCAGGAAGGAAGGTCTTCTGGATCCTTGATTTTACCTGGTCGATCAATTTGTCCGCTTTGTGGACATCAACACCGGAGTCTTTATATGTCAAAGATTTCATTTCGTTAATCTAAAATTAATCTTCCACGGTTGTCAATCGTATAATACGGATAGCAATT is from Syntrophorhabdaceae bacterium and encodes:
- the purM gene encoding phosphoribosylformylglycinamidine cyclo-ligase produces the protein MKSLTYKDSGVDVHKADKLIDQVKSRIQKTFLPEVLNPIGGFGALTELPKGYKNPVLASSTDGVGTKLKIAFLSGKHDTVGIDLVGMSVNDILTLGARPFFFLDYYACNSIEEHIYKSVITGICAGCEMAGCALIGGETAEMPSMYQEGEYDLAGFAVGIVEKDRIIDGSRIKENDVIIGLASNGLHSNGFSLVRKVFFDIHHFDVDAEIQGMKGKLYEELLKPTRIYVKPVLKTLETFDVKGMVHITGSGLPGNIKRIVPDGLCAKIRLFGERIPEIFKLIMKLGNVEFQEMCSTFNMGVGFLLIVSRNDEETVIKTLSDQGETAFSIGTIEKNPDGEKVQISLSAD